In Segatella copri, the DNA window TTTGTGTTTTGTGGGGTATTGGTGCGGAATTAACTTTTTTAACTCGATTGCAACACGAAAAATCGAATTATCATTTTGCTGTCTCAAAAGAAAAAGGTAAATTTGCACTCGGTAAGGAAAGAGCCTCATAAGTTCTACACCTTATTATATATAAGAAAAAAAAGAATGTTTCATTAAACAATAAATTAAGTAAAATTATGGCAGTAGATTACAAGAAAATCGGTCTTGTGAACACTAAGGAAATGTTCGCAAGAGCTATCAAGGGCGGTTGGGCCGTTCCTGCTTTCAACTTCAATAACTTGGAGCAGCTCCAGGCTATCATCCAGGCTTCTTCAAACTTGAAGTCACCAGTTATCCTCCAGGTATCTAAGGGCGCTCGTAAGTATGCTAACCCTACTTTGCTCCGTTACTTGGCAGAGGGTGCTGTAGAGTATGCTAAGGAGTTGGGTTGCAACCATCCTGAGATCGTTCTCCACCTCGATCACGGTGATAGCTTCGAGACATGTAAGAGCTGTGTAGACTTCGGTTTCTCTTCTGTAATGATCGACGGTTCTGCTCTTCCATACGAGGAGAACATTGCATTGACAAAGAAGGTTGTTGACTACGCTCATCAGTTCGGTGTAACTGTAGAGGGTGAGCTCGGTGTCCTCGCTGGTGTTGAGGATGACGTAGTTGCTGAGGAGTCTCACTATACAAAGCCTGAGGAGGTTGTTGATTTCGCTA includes these proteins:
- a CDS encoding class II fructose-bisphosphate aldolase is translated as MAVDYKKIGLVNTKEMFARAIKGGWAVPAFNFNNLEQLQAIIQASSNLKSPVILQVSKGARKYANPTLLRYLAEGAVEYAKELGCNHPEIVLHLDHGDSFETCKSCVDFGFSSVMIDGSALPYEENIALTKKVVDYAHQFGVTVEGELGVLAGVEDDVVAEESHYTKPEEVVDFATRTGVDSLAISIGTSHGAYKFKPEQCTRDPKTGHLVPPPLAFDVLAAVEKQLPGFPIVLHGSSSVPQEYVDIINKFGGKLPDAVGIPEEQLTKASESAVCKINIDSDSRLAFTAGVRETLALHPEYFDPRQYCGKAREYMVDLYSHKIKDVLHSDNKLANLD